The Desmodus rotundus isolate HL8 chromosome 3, HLdesRot8A.1, whole genome shotgun sequence genome includes a region encoding these proteins:
- the FOXI3 gene encoding forkhead box protein I3 yields the protein MALYCGDNFSVYSQSGLPQPAAPTPGAPPAARAPYALADYTAPPAAAANPYLWLNGPSVGAPPAAAAAAAYLGAPPPPPRGSAGPFLQPPPAAGTYAGAPRSLAQPAPAAPAAPAVPSAPCDLGWLSVASREDLMKMVRPPYSYSALIAMAIQSAPERKLTLSHIYQFVADSFPFYQRSKAGWQNSIRHNLSLNDCFKKVPRDEDDPGKGNYWTLDPNCEKMFDNGNFRRKRKRRSEASSSSTVAAGTSKSEEGLSSGLGSGVGGKPEGDSSSALLRSSQSPEPPERTKSTVASPGGPMLTSTPCLNTFFSSLSTLSVSSNGSTQRAVPSSHHLGIQGAHLPSSSTFPTSVIPEASSDTLQLNNSTSNSGSQRSSYYSPFPASTGGGQSSPFSPPFYNFSMVNSLIYPREGSEV from the exons ATGGCTCTCTACTGCGGCGACAACTTCAGCGTGTACTCGCAGTCCGGCCTGCCCCagcctgctgccccaaccccggGCGCGCCGCCGGCCGCCAGGGCGCCCTACGCGCTGGCCGACTACACCGcaccgcccgccgccgccgccaacCCCTACCTGTGGCTCAACGGGCCGAGCGTGGGCGctccgcccgccgccgccgccgcagccgcgTACCTGGGCGCCCCGCCGCCGCCCCCCCGGGGCTCAGCTGGGCCCTTCCTGCAGCCGCCGCCCGCCGCCGGCACCTACGCTGGTGCTCCGCGGTCCCTCGCTCAGCCCGCGCCCGCTGCTCCTGCGGCTCCCGCCGTACCGTCCGCGCCCTGCGACCTGGGCTGGTTGTCCGTGGCCAGCCGCGAGGATCTAATGAAGATGGTGCGGCCGCCCTACTCGTACTCGGCACTCATCGCCATGGCCATTCAGAGCGCGCCCGAGCGCAAGCTCACGCTCAGCCACATCTACCAGTTCGTGGCCGACAGCTTCCCCTTCTACCAGCGCAGCAAGGCGGGCTGGCAGAACTCCATTCGCCACAACCTGTCGCTCAACGACTGCTTCAAGAAGGTGCCCCGCGACGAGGACGACCCAG GAAAAGGTAATTACTGGACCCTGGAtccaaactgtgagaaaatgtttGACAACGGGAACTTCCGCCGGAAGCGAAAGCGCCGCTCTGAGGCCAGCAGCAGCTCCACTGTGGCTGCGGGGACATCAAAGTCAGAAGAGGGTCTCTCCTCAGGATTGGGGTCTGGAGTGGGTGGGAAGCCAGAAGGAGACAGCTCCTCAGCTTTGCTAAGGTCTTCGCAGTCCCCCGAGCCTCCCGAGAGGACGAAGAGTACTGTTGCCtccccgggagggcccatgctcACCTCTACCCCTTGCCTCAACACCTTCTTCAGCAGCCTCAGCACCTTAAGTGTGAGCAGCAATGGCAGCACCCAGCGAGCTGTCCCTAGCAGCCACCACCTAGGGATCCAGGGGGCCCACCTGCCCTCCAGCAGCACATTCCCCACCAGCGTCATTCCAGAAGCCTCATCAGACACCTTGCAGCTAAATAACAGCACCAGCAACAGTGGCAGCCAAAGATCTTCCTATTATAGCCCTTTCCCTGCCAGCACCGGTGGGGGGCAGAGCAGTCCTTTCAGCCCCCCTTTCTACAACTTCAGCATGGTCAACAGCCTCATCTACCCCCGCGAGGGCTCTGAGGTATAG